The nucleotide sequence ctatgtctgtgtgtctgtattgggTCAGAATTTCTGAGAAGTCCAAGACAAATGTCCCTATAAGGGGATaataaagcatctatctatctatctatctaatagaAATGATCCATTCCTTACTTAATACAGTAAGTAGCAGTTATCATTTGTGATTTCTAATGTGGGACATGGATAACCAATAGTGAAAGCCCTGCAGGTTGTTGTTGGAGTTTTCTGTGCCTGCAGTCCCCTGCTCCTCCTCTAAGCGGCGCTCTATTTCACCTTCTGCCAGGAGACAGTGGGAGCTGATAGAATCAAATTGATTGGCTCAAATATTCTTTATGCCATTGATTAGATAGTTACATTGAGTGAATCAATGAATTCCTCATCTCCTGTGCTGATAGGTTGATTAGGCTGCAGTATATTGGAGATTAGTTATCATTGAGTAACAAAGACTATGGAAGTGTTTTTTTGGCCTCGACTGAGCACTCAAGATGCTGCTGAAAGTTTAGGTCATTTTCATAGTTCCATTATCTCCCACTTAAAAAAAATCCTTCAGAAACTGTGCTGCATCGACCTTACAGAGACTAAACTGTCAACAACAGAAATGGTAAAGTGCAGACCTAGCGTAAACATTCTAATAACACATCTTTTGCATACACTGGCCTGTTACatcattttattttaaacttactcttaaaccacacaaacacacacacacacacacacacacacacagaaagacaaagcCATCTGTCTCTGTTAGAACTCTGAAGTCTTTTTTATGTCACTGGAGGATGTATCCTATTTGTCAACACTGCTTAACAGGATGCATCGCATACAGTACACGAGCGTTCAAGGTTCATTGATGTGTTCCCAACGCAACTGTTATCTATCTGTTATTATCTACTCTCAAAATGTTACAATAGCACCAAACATGGCACCGTAGCAAGTACAGTAGCAGCTTCAATGCAAATTCCTGGAGTGAAGACCAGATTGACAGGATATGGAGATGGAATTAGCATTTCCCCTTTTTTTTGTGCAGGTAAACAAAGGTGCTGGCTCTTCATGCAGCCTTTTCCTTATGGGTCATTCAGAGGGCAAACTGTCTGAGTCACTTCAAAAAACACTGTCACCTTGGCCTTGACCATTGACCCTTTCATCCCCAGACTACACTACACTGATGCCAGGATTGTCAGTCAGGATCCAAAATCTTTAGGCTGATCCAGGATCAGAGCTAATGATAGCTCTTTCCAGAGGaccactgtagcctacatgcagACAGTTAAACAATGCCATAAATGACTGATACACACTCCTGTTTGATGTATCatagaccttgtgtgtgtgagtgctttggGAGAAACATCTATGGCAGATTTAATCAGGCATCTTCAGGGACAGTTTTCCATGGAATGGACCCTCTTGAAACAGCCACAATCTCAATCTGGACGTACTGTTATGTCAGTGGTCTGTTTTGAAGCACTTCCCATGCTTTAGGCAAGGCGTTGGCGTTGTTAGGATTTCTGCAAATGTGTGTAGTAGATGTTCTGTAGATGAAGAACACTGTTGAAAGATGTAGCCAACACAGCTTTCTGAAAAGAGTGCGATAAATGCTGAGATTGAGGAGGTGGAATTGGTTCTTTACATTGCTATATAAAGGTATCTTTACAttctaggctatgtgtgtgtgtgtgtgtgtgtgtgtgtgtgtgtgtgtgtgtgtgtgtgtgtgtgtgtatgcctttgTTGTGAAAGGTCTATTTGCAGAGGCCCGTACACAACATTCTTTATTGTCTGTTTATGCGTAGTctacaaatactgtatataaaaaatACACATCAATGCCATCAGTCCTCCTCATGTAAGCACACCACTGAAATGTACAGTGTCTGACACGTGTTTTATGGCTGACATGGTATGGTCCATTTACTGTAGTCCACTACTAACAGCCACAGAGAGGTAGAAATTCCAACAACAGCTATCCAAAGTGGGACAAGAAGTCAGAGGCGTTGCCAGATCTGCACTAGTTCCTCCTCTTCTGTATTTGGACGCAATCGAACATGTCAATCACAGGTGCTGAATTGCACTTGTAACAACTCACTCAGGCATCTGGTGACCCTGAGTCTCCAACAGCACAGTAGCTTATTTGTCTACTGACCTCCTTTACTGACCAGATATCATCCCTTACCACACCTGCTCCACTTCTTACAAAATCCCATTATTCTTCAaacatttttcttctttagaAGTCTTCTTGTGTCACTCACCATGTTATGTCCAACTTCCTGGTTATCCAGCTGAAGTGTCCTTGTAAACGGAGGACAAAGGATAGCTCCGCCCTCCTCCAGGTGTCTGAGAATTCCTGATGAGGAGTAATCCAAAGTCATCATCACAATGACCTGATGGTGCTTCACGTTCGTCATTCAAGGTCATAATCGCCGATCTGAACGATGAACTGAGCTCACAgatactgtgtttgtgtgtgtgtttgtgtatggctttcccattcattttcacatacacatacatattgtTGTAAATGAGCTAGTTGCACGTGTATCAGAGCTGGACGGAGTCTGTTCTAAGGTCACCTAAAGTTAATTAAAGTGACTGGTATTTAGcacacacttttatccaaaacgaCACAGACTCACAACGGCGAGTTCAGGGACTGAATCAGACCGTTGCTTCACCAGGCCTGGTGCTGTCCAGGCGAGATGTGGGTTGGGCCGGGTATGGTGTCAGCAGTAGCTCTCCGAGTACTTGATCACCctgtcccctcctcctccccctccccctcctccgtcTCCAGTGCCCGTCACCTGCCCATCCAGTCCGTTCATGGCCTGCTTGCGAGCAGAAATGTAGCAGTATGCCTTCCCTTTCTTGGCccctgggtggtggtggtggtggtggttgagcTGGGCGGGTTGGGTGGCGAGGGCCTGGGGGTCGGCAGCACAGCCCTGGGGACACTCTGGCTGGCATGGGGGGTTGTGGTGGCAGAGGTGCCCGGTGATGGCACCACCCTGGGGCGTGTGGCTGCCCGTGTTGCGTTGGTCGTCCAGCACGCTGATGCCAAGCCGCCATCGCTGCCACTTCTTCTTGATCTCCGATTGGACCTGCAAGGAAAAGGGGAGGAGTTAAAAACCTGAGGAGCATTCTGAAGATTCTTGGGTTATGTAGACTGTGTAATTTTTAGTGTGCCATGACTGTCCTTCTAAGAAATTATGTGAATTCCTATATGTCCTTCAATGTTTCATTCTGTGGAATCTTTTGCATATTTCAATCTTCATGCATATTTCAAAGTGTGTTAACTGCCCTTCTTATTAAGGTCAAAAAAGCCATCATGATACAAATAATGTACTTGAGATTCTATTCATCGTAATATAAACCATAACCAGATCACAGCCAGAACACTGTGGATAACTGTAGAGTTGTTTTTTTCCACTGACCTCAACAACATCAAGacatcaatatcaacaaatcagacCCTCACCACATGCAAATGTGCCCATCTGCATTTGTGTTCTTATTGGGAGATAGACATCAGGACTTTGCTTCATTAGCCTTAGTGATAGCAGCAACATGCACGCCACAGCTGTGAAACACCTCAGTCTtatcagcagcagagagagccgTAGGAGCCTGAGTGCTAACGCTAGCGCTAATCACAGCAGCTGATCTCTGTTGCTGCAGGCCAGTGCTATCCCAAACTGACAGGAGGCAGCGCGGCCGGGCTGTTCACTCCCAGCCCCGTGGTAATTTATGACATTGGCGTGACCTTGCGGTAAGTACCATAGCGTAGCGGTAGGCAGCAGTGGTGACAGTGTGAGAGGAGTGGAAGAAGACAAGAGGAGACATGACCTGGGACAGCCAATTTGTGTCACACGGGCAAGAGTACATCAGcagaggtgtgtgcgtgtgtgtgtgtctgtgtgtctttttgttagcatgtgtgtgtgtgtgctgtgtgttcgtcatgtgtgtgaatgtatataAGACAGATAAGGTCATTCATTGCATGGATCACTTACCTCTTTGTTCACAAAACAGTAAAGGATGGCCACAAGGAAACCCTTTCAAGAGAggaacagaaagagaagaatatCTTATTTTTATACTTTCATTTCTGTGAAGATTGCACAGGCCTCTGAAAACAGATCCCTCacaacaaaggcacacacacacacacacatgcagaggcttacacacacacacacacgcacacacacacacacctagaaatTATTCCTTCGGCCTTACTCCTCGTAGCCTACCTGAAAGGAGTTGAAGAAGAGCTCGAAGAACAGGTTGATGTTCCTTAGTGTCCCTTCCGTCTGTTCCTCCGTCATGACGGCGAACACCACCTCATGGATCCCCAGCAGTGGGATCAGGGTCAGGGTGGACTTGGCCAACCTACAGGACCAGCCCAGACGCGTCACATCACACAGAAACTCACCAAAAACATACAAAGAACAGACCATACATGCCAAACCAACAATAATATCCCCATAGACGTCTTCAGAGTAGATTTGCCGTAGCCAATGTCACTGTATGTGCACATGAGGAAAGGTAAGCTCAAAGCCAGATTACTGAAATAGTTGAGTTACGCTACTGTGCTTCACGAGTCATGATTTATTGGACTTAAatgttgtatcagcgatagcggggatacgtcacttctgttgatgttcaaacacgtcctaaatgcgcatctcgtcggttattggttgaaacacgttattttgcctttgagtgggttgccaacccttgttggtagcaattgtttttgtgtacagatctcggagcctaggctgcctagaGACGcagtttttttgacggcctgcttatggggcagacagctagcggatcgttaggaaagattagatgaatgtgatcatttatgtttggggctttttttgggcctgaaatcgctggtACAACCTTTAACGTTGAAAACTAAAAATACATaaaggataatgtatagaacgacACACAGCGGAGGgaatttatatatatttcataGATTAATCCAAATGGCACAAAATGATATAAATCTGATTTACTCTATGCCTATCTATTTAAAATGAATGTCTAATATgaagaatacagaatacatcaTACAATCAATTAAATAAAGTAATTTGTGACATCGTTAGCTATAATCTTCCATTTCAGATTCATGGAAAATCTAATTTCCTCTGATAAAGCTTCATCTGGCGCCAGAGAATTTCAAAGACCATTCATAACCAGTGGCTCCCCTTGTTCTCCTTTCTTATATGTCTATCTTCATTTCGTCTCTGAtgtctctttttctgtcagttTCTCTGTGGTTTATTTCTATTAAATAATTGatattcctctctcttccttctctttctttttatttttctctctgtctatctatctctccctctttctctatctatctccctctttctctgtccatctctctctcttcctcattctcTATCGGTCTGTCTTTCTTACACTTTAGAGCTTCTGGAGTCTCCCTCTTATCTGAGCCCAGGGTAGTAGGAATTGGATCAGGGTCGCAGCAAGGCTTGCGTCTGAAGATTAGACACGGTTCTTTTTTCTGCAGGGGGAAGGAGATGACTTCCTAAAAGTCCTCCTATAGCCTGGAGGCTCATGGGATTTAAAGTCAAGAGTATAAAAATTCCAGCTGAAACTGTGTGGAAACATCAAAGGCtcccagagcacacacactgctacgTATTCATTCACATGTTTACATTTGCACAAAAATAAACTCCTCTGTGGGAGTTATATGAGACAAGGGTGAAATGCATTTATACATTTGggcaaattaattaatcattatGGCCTTGAGTGATGCACAGCAGGTCTaaatggagaaggagaagatgaATGTGAGGATCCTCCTCTAAGGCAGAAGCAAGCCTGGCTAGGTTAATTGTGTGGATTTGTCTAACTGTAATCCTGGAGGTGGCTTTCCTGTCAGGAGGAGCCATGGGGTCCTTTGATGTGGCAAAGAGAAAagacacagagatggagagagcaccGAAAGACAGGCTTTTACCTGAACTTGTAATCGGTGTACCTCATTTGGTGTGCTTTCATCTTGGAGATGAGGATTAGGATAATcctaataaatatgaaaaaattGACCTGCatcagagatagagatagagaaagagagagagggaaagagggaggggagagagagagagagagagaaagggtggcgGGGGTTATCGGTcataaagacagaaaaagaaagagagacaacaaaacaaaaagaaacagagggtaaaggagaaacagagggagagagagaggagagagagggagagagagggagagagagggagagagagggagagaaagagagggagagagaggaagagaaagggagagagggagagagggagagagagagagagagagcagggagagagaagagagagagggagagaggaggagaaaggagggagaaagagggagagagagagagagaggagagggagagagagagggagagagagggagagagaggagagagagaggaggagaggagagaggagagagaggagagagaggagagagaggaagaaagagggagagagagggagagagaggagagagagggagaaagagggagaaagagggagagagaggagagagagagagagaaagaggagagagaggagagagagggagagagagagggagaaagagggagagagagggagaaagagggagagagagggagaaagagggagagagagacatttgaGAACAGCCTCATCTGATGCATGGCAGACTGGTGGGCTGATAAAGTTCATGTTCATGCTCTGTGAGTCTGGTTTAGTGGTTTACAGCGCTCAGTCTTGTCTCCCCCGGTGGAGCTGCTATAGGAGTTTAATAGGTGCCCTGACAGTATGAGTCACTTGTGGCAGTCAGAGTGAAGGGTGTGGGGGAGAATAGGGCACATCatgtcactgacacacacacacacacacacacacacaaacacatacacacacacacacacacacacacacacacacacacagacagacagacagacagacagacactctgtacaacaacaacaacaaaaatgcaGACATGACTTGTCACACATAGGACACATTCTCATCCCTGATCCTCCTCAAAGCTGTTCCGTTATCagaccccctctctcacacactcaccagaaTAGCCAGGAGGATCGGCGTCCTGATGATCCACCAGTATGCCATGTTTTCATTGATCTCCCAGCACCTGGAGCAAATTAGTGAAGTTAATGTGGGTTACATGGACGacatgccatacacacacagaactgtgCGGATAACTGGATTACAGGAAATCAAATTAGCCTACTACAGAAACTACGTCCAATTTAAACAGCGGAGGTCTCACCTGGTGTTTTCATAATAATATCTCATAACAATCCAGGGTGCCACAAACAGCACAGGAGTCCCTGCACGTGAGTACAAAGAGGGAAATTAAACATCGAACTGAATCACTCTTATCAGCATCCTGCCTGGAGGCTTATTCCATTGCTAACCGGTAGAGGTTATATTCCTTCCATTACTGCAAAAGCCCTCTTATCTTATACATGTCACGTGTGCTGTATTGATTTGAAGTGCTTCAATTTTCATGCATTTATATGTATTCATGTGCGTCTCCACATTCCATAACGTGTGCGCTCCCAGTGTACACCCTGTGGCCTTGATGCTGGTGAACATGCCACTGTGCTAGTAGAATATTCACTCCTCTGCACTGCACTCTCTTTTATCCAAACTGACACGGACTTGGAACAGCAGGCTCGGGAATTAAACCCTGATTAACCAATTGTTGGGGAGATTGTTAGCTTGAGcacctatgtgtatgtgtgtgtgtgtgtgtgtgtgtgtgtgtgtgtgtgtgtgtgtgtgtgtgtgtgtgtgtgtgtgcatgtgtgtgtgtgtgtcgtctggggggtgtgtgtgtgctcaccccAGCCGATGATGAGGTATCCGCAGAAGTAGCTGTTCTCAGAGAAGACCATGAGCACCAGCAGGTTGTGCAGGTAGAGCCCCTCTACCAGTAGCCAATAGTAGTTGGCCCCCACACAGTACTGCATCAGCACCTGGGCCACGCGGCACCCCAACAGAGCCTGGGGGTgtcaggggtcagaggtcaggggtAAGGACAATAACAAAGAATTATGCATGTGAAATCCCATGATACTCtttatgtaaaaaaatgtgtggggggggggcagacatTTACATATTCAGCCATACAGATCTGGTAACCTGAATGACCTGTATGTGATTTCAAACGCACCATTTATAATGGAAACATGACTGTATTTTAGCAATCTGAAACACATGGTCGGAGACCCAAAGTTTAAAGGTGTTTAAGGGCATGATTTTGTGATCAGAAGGGctcaaaagggttgttcttctGTTTCTTATTGTAacagtcagcggcgcatttgaaggaatctgtttGCATGTGAGACCgtgtatggaacaggtattccactaaaccttgctttactaaaacctgtttgtgactagcagagtatagcctacatgcatctgcactcccCTAAaatgaaactaacttcaccatggtctcatagtcaataacaaaa is from Alosa alosa isolate M-15738 ecotype Scorff River chromosome 15, AALO_Geno_1.1, whole genome shotgun sequence and encodes:
- the gipr gene encoding glucagon receptor; its protein translation is MKITTNTGLFVFLTLSVLCRIKSACGKTVKDTVHEWNLYRNECLHKISTDPKPPGLVCGRMFDMYACWADGLPNTTVKVPCPWYLPWYDQVRNGFVLRECGADGQWANNNTSRTWRDHSQCNDDGSQQRAQENQMMVLAYFRVMYTVGYSLSLASLSLALIILLIFRKLRCTRNFIHTNLFASFILRAVSILTRDALLTRDAPQFRDNRDVSNMLSDKALLGCRVAQVLMQYCVGANYYWLLVEGLYLHNLLVLMVFSENSYFCGYLIIGWGTPVLFVAPWIVMRYYYENTRCWEINENMAYWWIIRTPILLAILVNFFIFIRIILILISKMKAHQMRYTDYKFRLAKSTLTLIPLLGIHEVVFAVMTEEQTEGTLRNINLFFELFFNSFQGFLVAILYCFVNKEVQSEIKKKWQRWRLGISVLDDQRNTGSHTPQGGAITGHLCHHNPPCQPECPQGCAADPQALATQPAQLNHHHHHHPGAKKGKAYCYISARKQAMNGLDGQVTGTGDGGGGGGGGGDRVIKYSESYC